From the Solanum lycopersicum chromosome 10, SLM_r2.1 genome, one window contains:
- the LOC101264274 gene encoding probable LRR receptor-like serine/threonine-protein kinase At1g06840 has translation MGREKEVILLIVVLSTCFSVYGQDMLTDPDEVTALEAIHGSLEDPMGYLRNWEKEKDPCTSWSFVHCLQNETDGYQHVQELRLMNLSLSGTLAPELGQLKHMEILNFMWNRISGSIPKEIGSITALRLLLLSGNQISGSLPEELGYLPNLNKFQLDLNDISGPIPKSFANLPKVAHFHMNNNSISGQIPPELSVLPRLQHFLLDNNNLSGYLPPELALMPNLTILQLDNNNFEGSGLPASYSNMSKLFKLSLRNCNLQGTVPDLSTIPHLLYLDLSRNQLTGNIPSNKLSDNITTIILSGNMLNGSIPSNFSVLPNLQRLSLNNNRLSGFVPTTIWENKTFSPGAKLRLNFQRNFLSDISGILDPPPNVDIMLYGNPVCGNANERQITQFCKSRDGGEEYGRLNNSIPSCAAQLPCDVDFEHVPALMNDCFCAAPFGVGLRLRSPSISDFPPHYSDFEQWITKSVNLNDYQLHIDSVAWQNGPRLRFFLKFFPPRANDSGTNDFGKFNDSEIVRIANKFAFFNLTGNDIFGPYDLLNFTAMAYNSVLFPPLGEEGSRKNRGTVVGIVLGSIFAAAVLLMAIIFVLFKMRRRSHVSKDQPLPKFPMRIEGVKALGFKELEAATNSFSSTAEIGQGGYGKVYKGTLAEGTIVAIKRAQQGSLQGEKEFYTEIELLSRVHHRNLVSLVGYCNEGSEQMLVYEYMPNGSLHDLLSARYGERLSLGTRLYIALGAARGILYLHTEANPPIIHRDIKANNILLDSKFTAKVSDFGISKLAPLPDAETSGHVSTVVKGTPGYLDPEYFFTHKLTEKSDVYSLGIVFLELLTGMRPISQGRNIVREVNAACESGMMSSIIDKGIGPYSSDCVKKFLDLALRCSLDEQKDRPLMLEVVRELEDITYMLPSVFDYNIPPDTDVSTSGMSSSPPTSTYSRHTTTYTTMEGIELVSGVIPTIRPR, from the exons TGACGGCGCTAGAGGCCATTCATGGAAGCCTGGAAGATCCGATGGGTTATCTCAGAAATTGGGAAAAGGAGAAAGACCCTTGCACTTCTTGGTCATTTGTTCATTGCCTTCAAAACGAAACCGACGGTTACCAGCATGTTCAAGAATT GCGTCTGATGAATTTGTCCCTATCTGGTACACTAGCTCCTGAGCTTGGCCAACTTAAACATATGGAGATTTT GAATTTCATGTGGAACAGAATTAGTGGCAGTATACCTAAGGAGATAGGAAGCATTACTGCTCTGAGGCTACT GCTTTTGAGTGGAAATCAAATATCAGGTTCTTTACCAGAAGAGCTCGGTTATCTTCCTAACTTAAACAAATTTCAGTTGGACTTAAATGATATATCAGGACCAATACCAAAATCGTTTGCAAACTTGCCAAAAGTTGCACATTT CCATATGAATAACAATTCAATAAGCGGTCAAATTCCTCCAGAGCTGTCTGTTTTACCCCGGCTTCAACACTT CCTTCTGGACAATAACAACTTATCGGGTTACCTTCCACCAGAGCTTGCATTGATGCCGAACCTAACGATTCT TCAACTTGACAACAATAACTTTGAAGGCTCGGGGCTTCCGGCTTCTTACAGCAATATGTCCAAACTATTTAAGTT GAGTCTTAGGAACTGCAACTTGCAAGGAACAGTTCCTGATCTAAGCACAATACCACACCTTCTTTACTT AGACCTTAGCAGAAACCAACTCACAGGAAATATACCTTCCAATAAGCTGTCTGATAATATCACAACCAT CATTCTGTCAGGAAACATGCTTAATGGTTCTATCCCTTCAAACTTTTCTGTCCTTCCAAATCTGCAGAGGCT gTCACTCAACAATAATAGGTTAAGTGGTTTTGTGCCAACTACCATTTGGGAGAATAAGACATTTTCCCCAGGTGCAAAACTTAGATT GAACTTTCAACGTAATTTTCTCTCAGATATTTCGGGTATTCTTGATCCTCCTCCAAATGTTGATATTAT GCTTTATGGAAATCCTGTTTGTGGAAATGCAAATGAGCGCCAGATTACCCAATTTTGTAAATCAAGAGACGGAGGTGAAGAGTATGGACGCTTGAACAACTCTATTCCAAGTTGTGCAGCCCAGCTGCCTTGCGACGTGGATTTTGAACATGTCCCAGCATTAATGAATGACTGCTTTTGTGCAGCACCTTTTGGAGTCGGTTTGCGTTTAAGAAGCCCTAGCATTTCAGACTTTCCACCACATTATAGTGACTTTGAACAGTGGATTACAAAAAGTGTTAATTTGAATGATTATCAACTGCACATTGATTCGGTTGCATGGCAAAACGGTCCTAGGCTTAGgttctttttgaaattcttcCCTCCACGTGCAAATGACTCTGGAACCAAtgattttggaaaatttaaTGACAGCGAGATAGTACGGATCGCAAATAAGTTTGCCTTTTTTAATCTTACTGGAAATGATATCTTTGGCCCTTATGACCTGCTCAATTTCACTGCCATGGCATATAATTCTG TCCTTTTTCCTCCGTTGGGAGAAGAGGGAAGCAGAAAAAACAGAGGCACTGTGGTTGGAATTGTCTTAGGGTCCATATTTGCTGCAGCTGTGCTACTTATGGCCATAATATTCGTGTTGTTTAAAATGCGGCGGAGGTCACACGTTTCAAAAGATCAACCAT TACCAAAATTTCCAATGCGAATAGAAGGTGTTAAGGCATTGGGTTTTAAGGAATTAGAGGCAGCAACTAACAGTTTTAGCAGTACTGCTGAAATTGGCCAAGGAGGCTATGGAAAAGTCTACAAAGGCACTTTGGCAGAGGGAACAATAGTGGCAATAAAACGTGCACAACAAGGCTCATTACAGGGGGAGAAAGAGTTCTATACTGAGATAGAATTACTGTCACGTGTACATCACCGAAATCTGGTTTCCTTGGTGGGATACTGTAATGAAGGAAGTGAACAA ATGTTGGTGTATGAGTACATGCCAAATGGTTCCTTGCATGATCTTCTCTCTG CTAGATATGGGGAACGTCTGAGTCTTGGAACAAGGTTATACATTGCTTTAGGTGCTGCCAGGGGCATCCTCTACCTCCATACTGAGGCTAATCCTCCAATAATCCATCGTGATATCAAAGCAAATAACATACTGTTGGACTCTAAGTTCACTGCAAAAGTCTCTGATTTTGGAATCTCAAAGCTTGCACCGTTACCTGATGCTGAAACGAGTGGACATGTATCAACTGTTGTGAAAGGAACTCCT GGCTACCTTGATCCTGAGTACTTCTTTACTCACAAGTTGACAGAGAAAAGTGATGTTTATAGCCTTGGTATTGTATTTCTGGAGCTTTTAACAGGGATGCGACCTATATCTCAGGGAAGGAACATCGTCCGAGAG GTGAATGCAGCATGTGAATCAGGGATGATGTCTTCTATTATCGACAAGGGTATAGGTCCATATTCCTCAGATTGTGTCAAGAAATTCCTGGATTTGGCTCTCAGGTGTTCACTGGATGAACAAAAGGATAGACCTTTAATGCTGGAGGTGGTGAGAGAGTTAGAGGACATCACTTACATGCTTCCATCTGTATTCGACTATAATATTCCACCAGATACAGATGTTTCCACGTCtggaatgtcatcatcaccaccaACTTCAACTTATTCCAGACACACTACCACCTACACAACTATGGAAGGAATTGAGCTTGTGAGCGGTGTCATTCCCACCATCAGGCCTCGTTGA